A DNA window from Rhizobium sp. NXC14 contains the following coding sequences:
- a CDS encoding septation protein A → MTTESDITPSSADRHHPMLKLALELGPLLIFFFANLRAEWLAVQFPALAGLGGPLFIATALFMLATIVSLVVSKVVLGHLPIMPFVSGLVVLSFGALAIYLQNETFIKMKPTIINGLFGVALLGGLVFGKSLLGYVFNTAFELNAEGWRKLTIRWGIFFLFCAILNEVVWRGFNWYYQPDMKAADNAWVVFKVWGNLPITLIFTMSQMPLILKHSLNPEKDGEN, encoded by the coding sequence ATGACCACCGAAAGCGATATTACGCCTAGCTCGGCCGACCGCCATCATCCGATGCTGAAACTGGCGCTGGAACTCGGGCCGCTGTTGATCTTCTTCTTTGCCAATCTGCGGGCCGAGTGGCTTGCTGTACAGTTTCCGGCTCTTGCGGGATTGGGCGGACCGCTCTTCATCGCCACAGCGCTTTTCATGTTGGCGACGATTGTTTCCCTGGTCGTCTCGAAAGTCGTCCTCGGCCACCTACCGATCATGCCTTTTGTCTCCGGTCTGGTGGTGTTGAGCTTCGGGGCGCTGGCAATTTATCTGCAGAACGAGACCTTCATCAAGATGAAGCCGACTATCATCAACGGGCTCTTTGGTGTCGCGTTGCTCGGCGGGCTTGTTTTCGGAAAGTCGTTGCTTGGCTATGTATTCAATACCGCCTTCGAGCTTAACGCCGAAGGCTGGCGTAAGCTCACCATCCGTTGGGGGATCTTCTTTCTATTCTGTGCGATTCTGAACGAGGTCGTCTGGCGCGGCTTCAACTGGTACTACCAGCCTGACATGAAGGCGGCAGACAATGCCTGGGTAGTCTTCAAGGTCTGGGGCAACCTCCCGATTACCCTGATTTTCACCATGTCGCAGATGCCGCTCATTCTGAAGCATAGCCTCAATCCCGAAAAGGACGGTGAAAATTGA
- the ftsY gene encoding signal recognition particle-docking protein FtsY: MALSFIKKVFTFGKPAEEPVPEAVERELEQRSRDEDLPIADDPVLPEEMDTAGGPAADVVQDAEEERDDAEPAILPAPDQLRDMGVVPLSLLEAEAEAEVSAESAAEAPPSVPSGHVRYKGGDHLESDAPASIEGTEEVAEAPVEEILPEIDEVLDASVQPISPPVGEMPGRAEGGSPTAESATSTPILPKGFATGPKVAEPEPVAPQPRLSWFQRLRNGLARTSSQLTGQITALFTKRKLDDETLQDLEDLLIQADLGVETALRVTDTLASERYGKDVTGEDVSRIMASEIAKVLKPVAKPLQLDLSHKPHVILVVGVNGTGKTTTIGKLAAKLSGAGLKVMLAAGDTFRAAAIEQLKIWAERTNSEFIGTKLGADAAGLAYDAFEQAKARKCDVLIVDTAGRLQNKAELMAELEKIVRVLGKLDPDAPHTVLQTLDATTGQNALSQVEIFRNVAGVNGLIMTKLDGTARGGILVAISAKHKLPVYFIGVGEGVEDLEPFEAEDFAHAIAGLPQ; encoded by the coding sequence ATGGCGCTCAGTTTCATTAAAAAGGTCTTCACCTTCGGCAAGCCGGCTGAAGAACCCGTGCCTGAGGCTGTGGAAAGGGAGCTCGAGCAGCGTTCGCGCGACGAAGACCTGCCGATCGCGGATGATCCTGTTCTTCCCGAGGAGATGGATACCGCCGGCGGACCGGCTGCGGATGTCGTGCAGGATGCCGAGGAAGAGCGTGACGATGCCGAGCCAGCGATCCTGCCGGCTCCGGACCAGCTCAGAGATATGGGCGTCGTGCCGCTGTCGCTGCTGGAAGCCGAGGCGGAAGCGGAGGTGAGTGCCGAGAGTGCTGCGGAAGCACCCCCCTCTGTCCCTTCGGGACATGTCCGCTACAAGGGGGGAGATCATTTGGAGTCTGATGCGCCGGCTTCGATCGAAGGGACCGAAGAAGTCGCAGAAGCGCCTGTAGAGGAAATTCTACCTGAGATCGATGAGGTGCTGGACGCCTCTGTTCAGCCGATCTCCCCCCCTGTGGGGGAGATGCCCGGCAGGGCAGAGGGGGGTAGCCCCACGGCGGAATCGGCGACCAGCACTCCCATCCTTCCCAAAGGCTTCGCTACCGGCCCGAAGGTCGCCGAACCCGAACCCGTTGCCCCGCAACCCAGACTCAGCTGGTTCCAGCGCCTGCGCAACGGGCTTGCGCGTACGTCCTCGCAGCTCACCGGCCAGATCACCGCGCTCTTCACCAAGCGCAAGCTCGACGACGAGACCCTGCAGGATCTCGAAGACCTGTTGATCCAGGCCGATCTCGGCGTCGAGACGGCGCTGCGCGTCACCGATACGCTCGCTTCCGAGCGCTACGGCAAAGATGTGACCGGCGAGGATGTCAGCCGGATCATGGCGTCGGAAATCGCCAAGGTTCTGAAGCCGGTCGCCAAGCCTCTACAGCTCGATCTTTCGCACAAGCCGCATGTTATCCTCGTCGTCGGCGTCAACGGCACCGGCAAGACGACGACGATCGGCAAGCTCGCGGCGAAGCTTTCAGGCGCCGGGCTGAAAGTGATGCTGGCCGCCGGCGATACGTTCCGTGCGGCGGCGATCGAGCAGCTGAAGATCTGGGCAGAGCGGACCAATTCCGAATTCATCGGCACAAAGCTCGGCGCGGATGCCGCCGGCCTTGCCTATGACGCTTTCGAACAGGCGAAGGCCCGGAAATGCGACGTGCTGATCGTCGATACCGCCGGCCGCCTGCAGAACAAGGCCGAGCTGATGGCCGAACTTGAGAAGATCGTGCGTGTGCTCGGCAAGCTTGATCCCGACGCGCCGCACACCGTGCTGCAGACGCTCGATGCCACGACGGGGCAGAATGCGCTGAGCCAGGTCGAGATCTTCCGCAATGTCGCCGGCGTCAACGGGTTGATCATGACTAAGCTCGACGGCACAGCGCGCGGCGGCATTCTCGTCGCGATCTCCGCCAAGCACAAGTTGCCGGTCTATTTCATCGGCGTCGGCGAAGGCGTGGAAGATCTGGAGCCGTTCGAGGCCGAGGATTTTGCCCATGCCATTGCCGGACTTCCCCAATGA
- the mtaB gene encoding tRNA (N(6)-L-threonylcarbamoyladenosine(37)-C(2))-methylthiotransferase MtaB, with the protein MSGVEVITFGCRLNTYESEVMKAQAEKAGLNNAILVNTCAVTGEAVRQARQAIRRARRDNPHARIIVTGCAAQTEKQTFAEMAEVDAVLGNEEKLSSASYRSLPDFGVSAEEKLRVNDIMSVKATAPQMLRHIDGHVRAFIQVQNGCDHRCTFCIIPYGRGNSRSVPMGAVVDQARKLVDSGYREIVLTGVDATSYGGDLPGAPTLGLLAKTLLKQLPEIRRLRLSSIDSIEADAHLMDLIADEPRFMPHLHLSLQHGDDMILKRMKRRHSRADALRFIEDARRLRPEISFGADMIAGFPTETEEMFGNAVRLAEEADIAHLHVFPYSPRPGTPAARMPQLDRSLVKDRAARLRATGHRLHQSHLDGMVGTRQWLLVENNGLAHTENFTLVTAAGLRPGELVPVTITGHNGKHLDMQLTAAAA; encoded by the coding sequence GTGAGCGGCGTCGAGGTCATTACCTTCGGCTGCCGCCTCAACACATATGAATCCGAAGTGATGAAGGCGCAGGCCGAGAAGGCCGGGCTCAACAACGCCATCCTGGTCAATACTTGCGCCGTCACCGGCGAAGCCGTGCGTCAGGCCCGCCAGGCGATCCGCCGGGCGCGGCGCGACAATCCACATGCCCGCATCATCGTCACCGGCTGCGCCGCGCAGACGGAAAAACAGACCTTCGCCGAGATGGCGGAGGTCGATGCGGTGCTCGGCAACGAGGAGAAGCTTTCGAGCGCCTCCTATCGCAGCCTGCCGGATTTCGGTGTTTCGGCCGAGGAGAAGCTCCGCGTCAACGATATCATGAGCGTCAAGGCGACGGCGCCGCAGATGCTCAGGCACATCGACGGTCATGTTCGTGCCTTCATCCAGGTCCAGAACGGCTGCGACCATCGCTGCACCTTCTGCATCATTCCCTATGGCCGCGGCAATTCCCGCTCGGTGCCGATGGGCGCCGTGGTTGACCAGGCCCGCAAGCTCGTCGACAGCGGGTATCGCGAGATCGTGCTGACCGGGGTCGACGCCACCAGCTATGGCGGCGATCTGCCGGGCGCGCCGACGCTCGGGCTTCTGGCAAAGACGCTTTTGAAACAGCTCCCGGAGATCCGCCGACTGAGGCTATCCTCGATCGACAGCATCGAGGCCGATGCCCATCTGATGGACCTGATCGCCGACGAGCCTCGCTTCATGCCGCATCTGCATCTGTCGCTGCAGCATGGCGACGACATGATCCTGAAGCGGATGAAGAGGCGGCATTCTCGCGCCGACGCGCTGCGTTTCATCGAGGATGCGCGCCGCCTTCGCCCGGAGATAAGCTTCGGCGCCGATATGATCGCAGGTTTCCCAACGGAAACGGAAGAGATGTTCGGCAATGCGGTGCGGCTCGCTGAAGAAGCTGATATCGCGCACCTGCATGTTTTCCCCTACAGCCCGCGTCCCGGCACGCCGGCCGCCCGCATGCCGCAGCTCGACCGGTCGCTGGTCAAGGACCGCGCCGCACGGCTGCGCGCCACGGGACATAGGCTGCATCAATCCCACCTCGATGGCATGGTAGGAACCCGGCAGTGGCTGCTTGTCGAAAACAACGGCCTTGCGCATACGGAAAACTTCACGCTGGTCACAGCCGCCGGCCTTCGTCCCGGCGAACTTGTGCCGGTCACGATCACCGGCCACAATGGCAAGCATCTCGACATGCAATTGACGGCCGCAGCGGCCTGA
- the dapF gene encoding diaminopimelate epimerase, whose amino-acid sequence MSATVEFARMNGLGNKILVVDMRGRPDKVTPSAAVALNADPETEFDQIMAIHDPKADGTDAFIDILNSDGSKAQACGNGTRCVVQALAAETGRKAFTFQTVAGILNAVEHEDGTISVDMGKPVFDWDRIPLAEEFHDTSLIELQIGPIDNPVLHSPSAMSMGNPHAIFWVDKDVMSYDLARFGPLLENHPMFPERANITLAQVTSPTSVTTRTWERGAGLTLACGSAACSAAVSAARTGRTGRKVTINVASAKPPAVLSIEWRERDDHVIMTGPAEWEWSGRLDPSTGLWSRDGTQEAGAQ is encoded by the coding sequence ATGAGCGCAACGGTCGAATTCGCGAGGATGAACGGGCTTGGCAACAAGATCCTGGTCGTCGACATGCGCGGACGGCCTGATAAAGTGACGCCCTCGGCGGCGGTCGCGCTCAATGCCGATCCTGAGACCGAGTTCGACCAGATCATGGCGATCCATGATCCGAAGGCCGACGGCACAGATGCCTTCATCGATATCCTGAACTCCGATGGCTCGAAGGCGCAGGCCTGCGGTAACGGCACCCGCTGCGTCGTGCAGGCGCTTGCCGCAGAGACCGGTCGGAAGGCCTTCACCTTCCAGACGGTCGCCGGGATCCTCAATGCCGTCGAGCACGAGGACGGGACGATCTCCGTCGATATGGGAAAGCCGGTTTTCGATTGGGACAGGATCCCGCTGGCGGAAGAATTTCACGACACCAGCCTTATCGAGCTGCAGATCGGCCCGATCGACAATCCGGTGCTGCATTCGCCTTCCGCCATGTCGATGGGAAATCCGCATGCGATCTTCTGGGTGGATAAGGACGTAATGTCCTATGATCTCGCCCGCTTCGGGCCGCTGCTCGAAAATCATCCTATGTTTCCCGAGCGCGCCAATATCACCCTGGCGCAGGTGACGTCGCCGACATCCGTGACGACACGGACTTGGGAGCGCGGCGCGGGATTGACGCTCGCCTGCGGCTCGGCCGCCTGTTCCGCTGCTGTCAGCGCCGCACGTACCGGCCGTACCGGCCGCAAGGTGACGATCAATGTGGCGAGCGCCAAGCCGCCAGCCGTGCTTTCGATCGAATGGCGCGAGCGCGACGATCACGTCATCATGACCGGTCCGGCCGAATGGGAATGGTCGGGCCGACTCGATCCGTCGACAGGTCTCTGGTCGCGCGATGGTACCCAAGAGGCGGGGGCGCAGTGA